In Gammaproteobacteria bacterium, the DNA window CACCAGTCCGGGGGGGGCACGGGGTTTTCCTTCTCCCGGCTTCGCACCGAGGGCGACACGGTGCGCTCCACCATGGGGGTGGCTTCGGGCCCGGTGTCCTTCATGCGCCTCTACGACTCCTCCACCGAGGTCGTGAAGCAGGGGGGCACGCGCCGGGGCGCCAACATGGGCATCCTGCGGGTCGACCATCCCGACATCCGCTCCTTCATCACCTGCAAGGACGACACCTCCCAGATCACCAACTTCAACATTTCGGTCGCCATCACCGACGCCTTCATGCAGGCGGTGGCGAAGGGCGAGGACTACGACCTCGTCAGCCCGCGCACCGGCGATGTCGTAGGCCGCGAGAACTCGACCGAGATCTTCGACATGATCGTGCAGGGCGCGTGGAAGACCGGCGAGCCGGGCGTCTTCTTCATCGACCGGGCCAACGAATTCAACCCGGTGCCGAAGCTGGGCGAATACGAGGCCACCAATCCGTGCGGAGAACAGCCGCTCCTGCCGTACGACGTGTGCAACCTGGGGAGCCTCAACCTCGGCCCGTTCGTGCGCAAAGGGTTCTCGTGGAGCGTGGATCCGCAGGATGCAATCGACTGGGACGGGCTCCGCCGGGTCGTCCACCTGTCGGTGCACTTCCTGGACAACGTGATCGACGCCAACCGCTATCCGCTGCCCCAGATCACCGAACTGGCCGAGAACATCCGGCGCATCGGGCTTGGTGTGATGGGCTGGGCGGACATGCTGGTGCGGCTGGGAATCCCGTACAACTCCGACGCCGCCGTGGCGGTCGCCGAGGCCGTCATGCGCTTCATCGACGAGGAAGCCAAGGTCGCGTCCGCGAAGCTGGCGGAAAGCCGGGGCGTGTTCCCGGCCTGGGCGCAGTCCATCTGGGGTCCGGAGGAAAGCTGCGCCCGCCGTCCCGACGGGAGCCGCATTCGCCCGATGCGTCCGCTGCGCAACTGCAATCTCGACACGGTCGCCCCGACGGGCACCATCTCGATCTTCGCCGGCTGCTCGGGCGGCATCGAGCCCCTGTTTGCGGTGGCGTTCATGCGCAACCAGGCCGGCGTGTTGATGCCGGACGTCAACGAGGACTTCGTGCGCGTCGCAAAGGAGGGCGGCTGGTATTCGAAGGAACTCATGGAGCGGGTCGCGGAGAGCGGCCACATCCACCACGACGAGGTGCCCGCGAAGGTGCAGCGGGTGTTCGTGACCGCGCACGACATCACCCCGGAGTGGCATGTGCGCATGCAGGCCGCCTTCCAGAAGTACACCGACGCCGCCATTTCCAAGACCACCAACTTCCCCCACGAGGCGACGCCGGAGGATGTCCGCGAGATCTACGAGCTGGCCTTCTCCCTGGGGTGCAAGGGCGTGACCGTGTACCGCGACGGGTCCCGCCCCATGCAGGTGCTCTCGACCGGCAAGACCGAGCAAAAGCCGGAAACAACCGGCGAGAAGGCGCCATCGGCCGGCGAGATCGAGCAGAAGCTCGCGGATGCGCGCGAGGAGTGTCACCGGCTGCGCGGCGAGATCGAAAAGTACCGGCAGCGCGAAAGCGACCGCGACCGCCTCGCCGGCGCGGGCCGCCACAAGCGCAAGCGTCCCGCGCTGCTGAAGGGACGCACCGTGAAGATGGACTGCCCGCTCGGCGATCTCTACGTCACCATCAACGAAGACGAGACCGGCCGACCCTTCGAGGTCTTCTGTACGCTGGGCAAAGCCGGCGGCGCCGCCATGGCCGATGCGGAGGCGATCGGGCGGCTGATCTCCCTCGCGCTGCGGTCGGGAATCCCCATCACCGCGGTCCGCGATCAGCTTCGCGGCATCTCCTGCGATCGCGCGGTCGGGTTCGGGCTGCGCAAGGTCCTTTCCGCCCCCGACGCCATCGGCCAGGCGATCGAGTACTACCTCCAGGAAAAGGACGGCATCCAGGAGGAACTCATCCTCACCGCTCCGGTGACCTCGGCCGCGGGTGCGTCCGCCCCCAGCCGTGCGCCATCGGGTGGCGGTTCCTCCGGGTTGGGCTATCTGGGCACTTGTCCGGACTGCGGCACCGGCCAGCTCTCCTTCGAGGAGGGGTGCGTGAAGTGCCATGTGTGCGGCTTCAGCGAGTGCAGTTGACCCCGCTTCCGGGATGCCGGGATGAAACGCGTTGTCGGGTACTCGGCGTTTCTGCTCGCGGCGACGCTGGCGTGCGGAGGGGAGCCGGGTAGCGAGCCTGCCGAGCGCGTCGAACGCCCGGCCTTCCCGGGCGCGCGTGCCTTCGAACTGATCGAAGCCCAGCTCGCGTTCGGGCCCCGGGTGCCCGGCACGCCCGGCCACGCGGCACAGCTGGAGTGGATGGCCGGGCAGCTGGCGGCGCACGCCGACACGGTCATCGTCGACCGCTTCCGGTACACCACCACCACCGGAGACACCCTGCCGCTGGCCAACGTCCTGGCCCGCTTCAACGCCGCCAACCCTGACCGGCTCCTGTTCCTGGCCCACTGGGACACCCGGCCCATCTCCGACCAGAGCACCAATCCGGAGGACCGCGACACCCCCGTCCCGGGCGCCAACGACGGCGCCTCCGGCGTGGCCGTGCTCATGGCGCTGGGCGAACTCTTTTCCGTCCAGCCGCCGCCGGTCGGCATCGATCT includes these proteins:
- a CDS encoding vitamin B12-dependent ribonucleotide reductase; the encoded protein is MSAQRPASPDAPPAHDVPPADLPRATLSDNARIVLGLRYLKKNEEGEPVEEPETMFWRVARVIAEEDRRHGATDAAIDEVARQFYDLMATGTFEPNSPTLMNAGRPLGQLSACFVLPVDDALSNGECGIYDTLKSMALVHQSGGGTGFSFSRLRTEGDTVRSTMGVASGPVSFMRLYDSSTEVVKQGGTRRGANMGILRVDHPDIRSFITCKDDTSQITNFNISVAITDAFMQAVAKGEDYDLVSPRTGDVVGRENSTEIFDMIVQGAWKTGEPGVFFIDRANEFNPVPKLGEYEATNPCGEQPLLPYDVCNLGSLNLGPFVRKGFSWSVDPQDAIDWDGLRRVVHLSVHFLDNVIDANRYPLPQITELAENIRRIGLGVMGWADMLVRLGIPYNSDAAVAVAEAVMRFIDEEAKVASAKLAESRGVFPAWAQSIWGPEESCARRPDGSRIRPMRPLRNCNLDTVAPTGTISIFAGCSGGIEPLFAVAFMRNQAGVLMPDVNEDFVRVAKEGGWYSKELMERVAESGHIHHDEVPAKVQRVFVTAHDITPEWHVRMQAAFQKYTDAAISKTTNFPHEATPEDVREIYELAFSLGCKGVTVYRDGSRPMQVLSTGKTEQKPETTGEKAPSAGEIEQKLADAREECHRLRGEIEKYRQRESDRDRLAGAGRHKRKRPALLKGRTVKMDCPLGDLYVTINEDETGRPFEVFCTLGKAGGAAMADAEAIGRLISLALRSGIPITAVRDQLRGISCDRAVGFGLRKVLSAPDAIGQAIEYYLQEKDGIQEELILTAPVTSAAGASAPSRAPSGGGSSGLGYLGTCPDCGTGQLSFEEGCVKCHVCGFSECS
- a CDS encoding M28 family peptidase, whose amino-acid sequence is MKRVVGYSAFLLAATLACGGEPGSEPAERVERPAFPGARAFELIEAQLAFGPRVPGTPGHAAQLEWMAGQLAAHADTVIVDRFRYTTTTGDTLPLANVLARFNAANPDRLLFLAHWDTRPISDQSTNPEDRDTPVPGANDGASGVAVLMALGELFSVQPPPVGIDLLMVDGEDYGPTTADMFIGSERYAEQPLGGQPRYAVLLDMVGDRDPGFPVEGYSSRYAPRVVQRVWGIARDLGYGRLFPMTVRPPIQDDHVPLNEAGIPTVNIIDFEYGPGNSLWHTPNDVAANVSPATLEVVGEVVAEIAYRGG